A section of the Candidatus Cloacimonas sp. genome encodes:
- the hflX gene encoding GTPase HflX, translating into MEHENYSGMEEYELEPEVWEETEKTEQTAFIAALGTPSETDKDIEESLNELERLAETASIDVLGAYRQRRTAPDRATYFGKGFLTELSQKMLQAKADLLIVNDELSPSQARNMENEFQIKVIDRTEVILNIFHHNAKTKEAKLQVRLAELEYQLPRLKRLWEHFDKERGGVRNTGGTATRGMGEKQIEIDRRLIKDKIRKINTAIENIQHQKETQRKQRKKSRKICLVGYTNAGKSTLFNQLTQANVLVDDKLFATLDSTTRQLKLSTGYPAVISDTVGFISKLPHHLVASFKATLMEVQDADLLLHIVDVSDARFEYYIQQVNSVLQQIGAENIPQIVVFNKADQVDVLMSSIVKTHYPESIMISALQGKNIDNLLAKVEEILLGNRIVYLKIPYEKTALVSKLHAIADILNEDYQEDGIYLKVEIGKDDRYLVENYVV; encoded by the coding sequence ATGGAACACGAAAATTACTCAGGAATGGAAGAATATGAACTGGAACCAGAGGTCTGGGAAGAAACCGAAAAAACAGAACAGACGGCTTTTATAGCTGCTTTGGGAACGCCTTCCGAGACAGACAAAGACATTGAAGAATCGTTAAATGAACTGGAACGCTTAGCGGAAACAGCCAGCATAGATGTTTTGGGGGCTTATCGTCAAAGAAGAACTGCTCCCGATAGAGCTACCTACTTTGGCAAGGGTTTTTTAACCGAGCTCAGCCAAAAAATGCTTCAGGCAAAGGCGGATTTACTTATTGTGAACGATGAACTTAGCCCTTCACAAGCAAGAAATATGGAAAATGAATTTCAGATAAAAGTTATCGACCGCACCGAAGTTATCCTAAACATCTTTCACCATAATGCCAAAACAAAGGAAGCCAAATTACAAGTTCGTTTGGCAGAATTGGAATATCAATTGCCCCGCTTAAAAAGATTATGGGAACATTTTGACAAAGAACGCGGCGGAGTTAGAAATACAGGGGGAACGGCAACCAGAGGTATGGGAGAAAAACAAATTGAAATAGACCGTCGCCTCATCAAAGATAAAATCCGCAAAATCAACACTGCCATTGAAAATATCCAGCATCAGAAAGAAACCCAACGCAAACAGCGGAAAAAATCCCGTAAAATTTGTTTGGTGGGCTATACCAATGCCGGGAAATCAACTCTTTTCAATCAGTTAACGCAGGCAAATGTGTTAGTTGACGATAAACTTTTTGCCACTTTGGATTCCACTACGCGTCAATTAAAACTTTCCACTGGCTATCCGGCAGTCATTTCTGATACGGTTGGCTTCATTTCGAAGTTGCCTCATCATTTGGTTGCTTCTTTTAAGGCAACTCTGATGGAAGTTCAGGATGCCGATTTGCTTTTGCACATTGTAGATGTTTCCGATGCACGCTTTGAATATTACATTCAGCAGGTAAACTCCGTTTTACAGCAAATTGGGGCGGAAAATATTCCGCAAATAGTGGTCTTCAACAAAGCCGACCAAGTGGATGTTTTAATGTCCTCCATCGTGAAGACACACTATCCGGAAAGTATTATGATTTCAGCTCTGCAGGGTAAAAATATCGATAATTTGCTTGCCAAAGTGGAAGAAATTTTATTGGGAAACCGAATTGTTTATCTGAAAATACCTTACGAAAAAACTGCTTTGGTTTCCAAACTGCACGCAATAGCCGACATTCTAAATGAGGACTATCAAGAGGATGGCATTTATCTAAAAGTGGAAATCGGCAAGGATGACAGATATCTGGTTGAGAACTATGTAGTGTAG
- a CDS encoding CoA transferase subunit B, with amino-acid sequence MAMDKRAMIGARIAREFKDGDYVNLGIGLPTEAANYIPEGIQVIFQSENGLLGAGPKPPEGKEDKDMINAGGGYITCLPGASFFDSATSFAIIRGGHIDATVLGALQVDQEGNLANWLIPGKMVPGMGGAMDLVTGARKVIVAMEHCDKYGNSKILKQCTLPLTAKGKVNLIITDMAVMEVSPEGLLLLEIAEGLSIDEVVNATEAELIIPERVNTF; translated from the coding sequence ATGGCTATGGATAAAAGAGCTATGATTGGTGCACGCATCGCCAGAGAATTTAAAGACGGCGATTATGTAAACCTGGGAATTGGCCTGCCCACCGAAGCTGCCAACTATATTCCCGAAGGAATTCAGGTTATTTTCCAATCGGAAAATGGACTTTTAGGCGCCGGACCCAAACCCCCAGAAGGCAAGGAAGATAAAGATATGATCAATGCCGGAGGAGGATATATCACTTGCCTGCCAGGAGCCAGTTTTTTTGATTCCGCCACCTCGTTTGCCATTATTCGCGGCGGGCATATCGATGCCACCGTTTTAGGAGCCCTGCAAGTTGATCAAGAAGGCAATTTAGCCAACTGGTTAATTCCGGGCAAAATGGTTCCCGGTATGGGTGGAGCAATGGATTTGGTGACAGGAGCCCGAAAAGTTATCGTCGCAATGGAGCATTGTGATAAATATGGCAATTCCAAAATCTTGAAACAATGCACTTTGCCTCTCACCGCCAAAGGAAAAGTGAATCTTATCATCACCGATATGGCAGTTATGGAGGTCTCTCCGGAAGGGCTTTTATTATTAGAAATTGCCGAAGGACTTTCCATAGACGAAGTGGTGAATGCCACCGAAGCGGAATTGATTATTCCCGAAAGAGTCAATACCTTCTAA
- a CDS encoding CoA transferase subunit A translates to MVQIISAAEAAAMIKTDHRVAIGGFLAVGAPETIIDAMVENGNRDLHIIVIASDWEDRGVGKLVVNRMVKSAQVSHMGTNKAIQAQMNNGEIEIELVPQGTLMERVRAFGAGLGGVLTPTGLGTIVAEGKQIINIEGKDYLLETAIPSDFALIKAHKADKLGNLTYRKTARNSNPIMAMAGKITIAEVDEIVEIGELDPEEIITPGVFVNYLVLAKEN, encoded by the coding sequence ATGGTTCAAATTATTAGTGCAGCTGAAGCAGCCGCAATGATCAAAACCGATCACAGAGTTGCCATCGGTGGTTTTTTAGCGGTTGGAGCCCCGGAAACTATCATAGACGCTATGGTGGAAAACGGTAATAGAGATTTACATATAATCGTCATTGCTTCGGACTGGGAAGACAGAGGCGTGGGAAAATTAGTCGTTAACCGGATGGTTAAAAGCGCACAGGTCTCTCATATGGGAACCAATAAAGCCATTCAAGCTCAAATGAATAACGGCGAAATTGAAATTGAACTTGTCCCCCAGGGAACGCTAATGGAAAGAGTTCGCGCCTTCGGAGCCGGATTGGGAGGTGTTTTAACCCCCACCGGATTGGGCACAATCGTAGCTGAAGGCAAGCAGATAATCAATATCGAAGGCAAGGATTATCTTTTGGAAACCGCCATCCCCAGTGATTTTGCCCTCATCAAAGCTCATAAAGCAGATAAACTGGGCAATTTAACTTACCGCAAAACAGCTCGTAACAGCAATCCCATTATGGCTATGGCGGGTAAAATCACTATTGCGGAAGTGGATGAAATTGTGGAAATCGGCGAGCTTGATCCAGAAGAAATTATAACTCCCGGCGTTTTTGTAAATTATCTTGTTTTGGCAAAGGAGAATTAA
- a CDS encoding HD domain-containing phosphohydrolase, with amino-acid sequence MENIRQHILVVDDDIAILDCIRMSLKKDISCQLTTTSDSLEALDLIKNNTYNLVIADINMPNLSGFELLEYIGKLSPNTPVILITGSTESDNLRSAIQLGASDILRKPFVLSDLHIAVNQALQKNNLLLQNEMYRTHLEHLVQQRTKEVFEAKSKLEKNYLNTIHAMVNAMEASDEYIRGHSERVTLLSIMMGKFMGLDSEQLKLLRIGALLHDLGKLGIYDTILNKKEALTKGEYEMIKQHPVIGADIIRPIGLPDTVYKIILQHHEWFGGSGYPYGLAGNNISPLARIVTVADSYDAMTSKRAYRKNLEPKAARKEVMDKVGVQFDPEFAKLFFNKFYDIIEPLNDAPATSNLLSELI; translated from the coding sequence ATGGAAAATATAAGACAGCACATTTTAGTGGTAGATGACGACATCGCCATTCTGGATTGCATCCGCATGAGCTTGAAAAAAGATATTTCTTGCCAGTTAACTACCACCAGCGATTCTCTCGAAGCATTGGATTTGATCAAAAACAACACTTACAATTTAGTGATAGCGGATATCAATATGCCCAATCTTTCCGGTTTTGAATTGTTAGAATACATTGGTAAATTAAGTCCTAATACGCCTGTAATTCTGATCACCGGTTCTACGGAATCCGATAATTTGCGTTCCGCCATTCAATTAGGAGCTTCGGACATCCTGCGTAAACCCTTTGTTTTATCCGATTTGCATATAGCGGTCAATCAAGCCCTACAGAAAAACAATCTGTTGCTGCAAAATGAAATGTATCGAACGCACTTGGAACATCTCGTTCAGCAGCGCACCAAAGAAGTTTTTGAAGCTAAAAGTAAGCTGGAAAAGAACTATCTAAACACAATCCATGCAATGGTAAATGCCATGGAAGCCAGTGATGAATATATTCGAGGTCATTCTGAAAGGGTAACTTTGCTAAGTATTATGATGGGCAAATTTATGGGCTTGGATTCCGAGCAATTAAAACTTTTACGCATTGGCGCTTTGCTTCACGATTTGGGTAAATTAGGCATCTACGACACTATTCTGAATAAAAAGGAAGCATTGACCAAAGGCGAATATGAAATGATTAAACAGCACCCCGTCATCGGAGCGGACATTATTCGTCCCATTGGTTTGCCCGATACTGTGTATAAAATTATTTTGCAACATCATGAATGGTTTGGGGGAAGTGGTTATCCTTACGGTCTTGCCGGCAATAATATTTCACCTTTGGCAAGAATCGTTACGGTTGCTGATTCTTATGATGCGATGACCAGTAAACGAGCATACCGTAAAAATCTGGAGCCCAAAGCCGCCAGAAAGGAAGTGATGGATAAAGTAGGCGTTCAATTTGATCCGGAATTTGCCAAGTTATTTTTCAACAAGTTCTACGATATAATTGAGCCCCTAAATGATGCCCCCGCCACTTCCAATTTGCTTTCCGAACTTATATAG
- a CDS encoding SOS response-associated peptidase encodes MCGRFAQVIGHKELKRLTDELKIKETTDQIEINYNVAPTNMVAAIVAKDAIRYVGFFRWGLIPSWSKTIPSQALINVRKETIMEKPSFKASFNRRRCLVPANGFYEWRKNDKQPFFVQAAHSDLIYLAAIYDTWSAPDGSFIPSLGIITTAADKYIQPLHNRMPLLLPPSLSDLWLNPHAQNPDDLRALLSPAPEIELNVYPVDKRINNPQSNDSDCLKPIQLPSASNNFNLG; translated from the coding sequence ATGTGTGGACGCTTTGCGCAGGTGATCGGACATAAAGAACTAAAGAGATTAACCGACGAACTAAAAATTAAGGAAACCACAGACCAGATTGAAATTAACTACAATGTAGCTCCTACGAATATGGTAGCAGCCATTGTAGCTAAAGATGCCATTCGTTATGTGGGTTTTTTCCGTTGGGGGTTAATTCCTTCCTGGTCCAAAACAATTCCGAGCCAAGCGCTTATCAATGTTCGGAAAGAAACCATTATGGAAAAGCCAAGTTTCAAAGCGTCTTTTAACAGAAGGCGTTGCCTGGTTCCGGCCAATGGTTTTTACGAATGGCGTAAAAATGATAAGCAGCCCTTTTTTGTGCAAGCCGCCCATTCTGATTTGATTTATCTGGCAGCGATTTATGATACTTGGTCTGCGCCGGATGGCAGCTTTATTCCTTCTTTGGGAATCATAACCACGGCAGCGGATAAATATATCCAGCCCTTACATAACAGGATGCCGCTATTGCTTCCTCCTTCCCTGTCTGATTTATGGCTGAATCCCCACGCTCAAAATCCTGATGACTTAAGGGCTTTGCTATCCCCGGCTCCCGAAATTGAGCTAAATGTTTACCCAGTGGATAAAAGAATAAACAATCCCCAAAGCAACGATTCAGATTGCTTAAAACCAATTCAACTGCCTTCCGCAAGTAATAATTTTAATTTAGGATAA
- the nth gene encoding endonuclease III, with protein MDTRDLESVIERLEKHFHSVKTPIVDLIQIKTEDPFKVLVTTILSARTKDETTAKAAEKLFQIVHNAEDLEKISYAELDQLITPVGFHRVKTKHLKELPKALQEKFNGKIPDAIDDLLLLPGVGRKTANLVRAVAFHKPAICVDVHVHRICNRWGYVQTKTPLETEMALREKLPVKYWLNFNSYVVAFGQNLCTPRKPQCERCPIAEFCDWGKGLSQIAQITQIEKK; from the coding sequence ATGGACACGCGCGATCTGGAAAGCGTGATTGAACGCTTGGAAAAACACTTCCACAGCGTAAAAACACCGATTGTAGATCTAATCCAAATTAAAACGGAAGATCCTTTCAAGGTTCTGGTGACGACCATTTTAAGCGCCAGAACCAAAGATGAAACAACCGCTAAGGCCGCGGAAAAATTATTTCAAATAGTGCATAATGCGGAGGACTTGGAAAAAATATCCTATGCGGAATTGGATCAATTGATTACCCCCGTTGGCTTTCACAGAGTAAAAACCAAACATCTGAAAGAACTGCCCAAAGCGCTGCAAGAAAAATTCAACGGCAAAATTCCGGATGCAATAGACGATCTGCTGTTACTGCCCGGGGTGGGAAGAAAAACGGCAAACTTGGTTAGAGCCGTGGCTTTTCATAAACCAGCCATTTGTGTGGATGTTCATGTGCATAGAATTTGTAATCGCTGGGGCTATGTGCAAACCAAGACCCCGTTGGAAACGGAAATGGCTCTGCGGGAAAAATTACCGGTAAAATACTGGCTTAATTTTAATTCTTATGTGGTTGCCTTTGGACAAAATCTGTGCACTCCGCGTAAACCCCAATGCGAAAGATGCCCGATTGCTGAATTTTGTGATTGGGGAAAGGGGCTTTCACAGATAGCACAGATCACACAGATAGAAAAAAAGTAA
- a CDS encoding NfeD family protein gives MELLPWQIWMILGIGFIIIEIFDPAFFFFSLGIGAIITSLLSLIPFLGNSVPLQILIFAILSFIAFLFMRKLGKKVLSNPGSNTNVYALKGKNGFVTKEIPAEGKGYVKIGGEEWPAIETDQKAVEVGAKIIVEGIEGNKVIVKKIP, from the coding sequence ATGGAACTTTTACCTTGGCAAATTTGGATGATTTTAGGCATCGGCTTCATCATCATAGAGATATTTGATCCTGCCTTTTTCTTTTTCTCTTTGGGGATTGGAGCAATCATCACTTCCCTCCTCTCTCTAATTCCTTTTTTGGGAAACAGTGTTCCACTCCAGATTCTCATTTTTGCCATTTTAAGTTTTATTGCTTTTCTTTTTATGCGCAAGCTGGGAAAGAAAGTCCTGTCCAATCCTGGTAGCAATACCAATGTTTATGCTTTAAAAGGTAAAAATGGATTTGTCACCAAAGAAATTCCCGCCGAAGGAAAAGGTTATGTAAAAATCGGAGGTGAGGAATGGCCTGCCATAGAAACAGACCAAAAAGCAGTAGAAGTTGGCGCTAAAATAATCGTAGAAGGAATCGAAGGTAATAAAGTCATCGTTAAAAAAATCCCGTAA